From Hylaeus volcanicus isolate JK05 chromosome 2, UHH_iyHylVolc1.0_haploid, whole genome shotgun sequence, the proteins below share one genomic window:
- the LOC128872132 gene encoding phytanoyl-CoA dioxygenase domain-containing protein 1 homolog isoform X2, which translates to MKDIRSQFQKNGYVILEDFFKPEEVDEMRLCGEEYTKNLPPEDERSLFSAVELQQVSTDQDGDSELNHPPIQNNFIQTKDQYFLDSANVIRVFFEPKSLDANKKLLVDPRVCLSKVGHALHWLHPTFKKYSFDERIKEAAFQLDLQEPAICQSMYLYKNPGIGSEISMHQDATYLYTEPQNLVGFWIALDDATTENGCLWFAPGSHKSGVHRRYMRNKDPDSKDLLIYDSPPPCYQLSNFRPTPVPKGTLVLIHGQVVHFSYPNKSEKSRHAYTFHVIETKNVNYPKENWLQPPPGGFPKLYRN; encoded by the exons ATGAAGGACATCCGGTCGCAG TTTCAGAAAAATGGCTACGTCATCTTGGAGGACTTCTTCAAGCCCGAAGAGGTCGACGAAATGCGATTATGCGGTGAGGAATACACAAAAAACTTACCACCGGAAGATGAACGAAGTCTATTCAGCGCGGTAGAATTGCAGCAAGTTAGTACCGACCAGGACGGCGATTCTGAATTAAACCATCCGCCGatacaaaacaatttcattcagACCAAAGACCAATATTTCCTGGACAGCGCCAACGTAATCCGCGTGTTCTTCGAGCCCAAATCCTTGGATGCTAACAAGAAACTGTTGGTGGATCCTCGAGTATGTTTAAGCAAG GTAGGACACGCACTTCACTGGCTTCACCCCacgttcaaaaaatattctttcgatgaaagaataaaagaagcAGCTTTCCAGCTGGATCTGCAAGAACCAGCTATTTGCCAGTCGATGTACTTGTACAAAAATCCGGGTATCGGTTCAGAAA TAAGCATGCATCAAGACGCCACGTATCTATACACCGAACCTCAGAATCTGGTAGGTTTTTGGATCGCTTTGGACGACGCTACCACGGAAAACGGGTGCCTATGGTTCGCGCCAGGTTCCCATAAAAGCGGTGTGCACAGACGTTACATGAGGAACAAGGACCCAGATTCCAAGGATTTGTTAATCTACGATAGCCCTCCACCTTGTTACCAACTCAGCAACTTCCGCCCAACGCCAGTCCCCAAAGGAACCCTCGTCCTCATTCACGGACAAGTCGTACATTTCTCGTATCCAAACAAGAGCGAGAAGTCGAGGCACGCGTACACGTTCCACGtgatcgaaacgaaaaacgtAAACTACCCGAAAGAAAACTGGTTACAACCACCTCCCGGAGGATTTCCTAAActttacagaaattaa
- the LOC128872132 gene encoding phytanoyl-CoA dioxygenase domain-containing protein 1 homolog isoform X1 — MKLMLLAFEQFQKNGYVILEDFFKPEEVDEMRLCGEEYTKNLPPEDERSLFSAVELQQVSTDQDGDSELNHPPIQNNFIQTKDQYFLDSANVIRVFFEPKSLDANKKLLVDPRVCLSKVGHALHWLHPTFKKYSFDERIKEAAFQLDLQEPAICQSMYLYKNPGIGSEISMHQDATYLYTEPQNLVGFWIALDDATTENGCLWFAPGSHKSGVHRRYMRNKDPDSKDLLIYDSPPPCYQLSNFRPTPVPKGTLVLIHGQVVHFSYPNKSEKSRHAYTFHVIETKNVNYPKENWLQPPPGGFPKLYRN; from the exons ATGAAATTAATGCTTCTCGCGTTTGAACAGTTTCAGAAAAATGGCTACGTCATCTTGGAGGACTTCTTCAAGCCCGAAGAGGTCGACGAAATGCGATTATGCGGTGAGGAATACACAAAAAACTTACCACCGGAAGATGAACGAAGTCTATTCAGCGCGGTAGAATTGCAGCAAGTTAGTACCGACCAGGACGGCGATTCTGAATTAAACCATCCGCCGatacaaaacaatttcattcagACCAAAGACCAATATTTCCTGGACAGCGCCAACGTAATCCGCGTGTTCTTCGAGCCCAAATCCTTGGATGCTAACAAGAAACTGTTGGTGGATCCTCGAGTATGTTTAAGCAAG GTAGGACACGCACTTCACTGGCTTCACCCCacgttcaaaaaatattctttcgatgaaagaataaaagaagcAGCTTTCCAGCTGGATCTGCAAGAACCAGCTATTTGCCAGTCGATGTACTTGTACAAAAATCCGGGTATCGGTTCAGAAA TAAGCATGCATCAAGACGCCACGTATCTATACACCGAACCTCAGAATCTGGTAGGTTTTTGGATCGCTTTGGACGACGCTACCACGGAAAACGGGTGCCTATGGTTCGCGCCAGGTTCCCATAAAAGCGGTGTGCACAGACGTTACATGAGGAACAAGGACCCAGATTCCAAGGATTTGTTAATCTACGATAGCCCTCCACCTTGTTACCAACTCAGCAACTTCCGCCCAACGCCAGTCCCCAAAGGAACCCTCGTCCTCATTCACGGACAAGTCGTACATTTCTCGTATCCAAACAAGAGCGAGAAGTCGAGGCACGCGTACACGTTCCACGtgatcgaaacgaaaaacgtAAACTACCCGAAAGAAAACTGGTTACAACCACCTCCCGGAGGATTTCCTAAActttacagaaattaa
- the LOC128872131 gene encoding transcriptional protein SWT1 isoform X2: protein MIKHKLPKNWIVLNSKTHPDRVYYFNVKTNQSSWEQPTTDQSEKVTTKLGRPSKKRRTSIQEEDTPVIEPKTPEDDASKKRISERKKLVAKRTCQQTKGKTNEEKETPQMRAIREKILKKKEKTNIFKIQSPKNTVKLPVSKSKTVESRSESDTNEKIICTPQMQILLEKIQERNSKGTSKKKVIQESGDNNNEKKQEEPIKSRRLRSKSMYNQRNTSSSEYSSSSASRNDERGQQSLSSVITEETTKQTDDQSSVISTSKKTKKRSFKKNLGKERMETLRRSLVLETSKNESSESTSRSSETSATLNKYEKLPSIYKHAEVRLKRLKDRLSKDKISINKSPCSDPEKTVKLSEKSLTTVDDLVKQSNDDSFYEEMDWEPMEDEKITFEIQAVRSQLCADNNTDLSCSVVNILNCSPPLEQQEKRQLYIVVDTNVFLSNIEAVDLVKETTFKTYDKPVIVIPWTVVRELDYIKGNYGKTKPAALVAKARKAISYIHKLFSSKHPRIVGQKRQDAARNKEKFAIDCPDDEILQTCLQIRDFEKSVVLLSYDINLCNKAMIYDIVTLGRNDPVEKIDYLNATNHANKSPRTGSEQDKETLSSNSVSISDQELHVSHEILDDAKSSIKEFLTVIVSKEMHALYGEPWEKYAIVKPPWTIINVLQCAIKHWIAAVSESFLRKGENVLKELLQLFRDTSGKITLKDVSYILDKCSDLIQMVNMDKHPDLMIRTLQKIDELKQRCRDLESLILDQKLRDAIGIENDVAERERRAQKAFQYFETAYTFSRDMCGLASEIVGMPCSFPYTIPNPLPTPDYVKQIQPDLAANVNRLLHTLSAAIEQVKDSCTDYRTINNLHQALITFLPESEPLSTKLANDDLAPLDVYCCVKQKEEVLKTGLRQLQELSTHFCRLASYRCI, encoded by the exons atgataaagcaTAAGTTGCCGAAAAATTGGATTGTCCTAAATTCAAAGACACATCCGGACAGGGTGTATTACTTTAATGTTAAAACTAACCAGTCTTCCTGGGAACAACCGACGACGGATCAGTCTGAAAAA gTTACAACAAAATTAGGAAGACCTTCTAAGAAACGTAGAACTTCAATTCAAGAAGAAGATACTCCTGTTATCGAGCCTAAGACCCCCGAAGATGATGCATCCAAGAAAAGAATTAGTGAACGGAAGAAACTTGTTGCTAAGAGGACTTGCCAACAGACAAAGGGAAAAACCAATGAAGAGAAAGAGACACCGCAGATGCGAGCAATTCGTGAAAAGATCctcaaaaagaaagaaaaaactaacattttcaaaatacaaagtCCTAAAAATACTGTAAAGTTGCCAGTTTCAAAGTCTAAAACCGTAGAGTCTCGATCTGAAAGTgacacaaatgaaaaaataatttgtacaccACAAATGCAGATACTTCttgaaaaaatacaagaaagaaattcaaaaggTACAtctaagaaaaaagtaatacaaGAAAGTGGCGACAATAATAATGAGAAAAAGCAGGAAGAACCAATTAAGTCCAGAAGGCTAAGAAGCAAAAGCATGTATAATCAACGGAATACTAGTAGTTCAGAGTATTCGTCTAGTTCGGCAAGTAGAAATGATGAAAGAGGACAGCAGAGCCTAAGTTCTG TTATAACAGAGGAGACAACAAAACAAACAGATGATCAGAGCTCAGTTATAAGTACATccaaaaaaacaaagaaaaggtCCTTTAAGAAAAATCTGGGCAAAGAACGCATGGAAACATTAAGGAGAAGCTTAGTTCTAGAAACtagtaaaaatgaaagttcAGAATCTACCAGTCGTTCATCTGAGACTTCTGCTACACTGAATAAATATG AGAAATTACCAAGTATTTATAAACATGCAGAAGTTAGGCTGAAACGTTTAAAGGATAGACTTTCAAAAGATAagatttctattaataaaagtcCATGTAGTGACCCTGAAAAAACTGTGAAGTTGTCAGAAAAGTCTCTAACAACAGTGGATGACTTAGTGAAGCAATCCAATGATGATTCATTTTATGAAGAGATGGATTGGGAACCAATGGAAGATGAAAAAATTACCTTTGAA ATCCAGGCAGTCAGGTCACAACTTTGTGCGGATAATAATACGGACCTATCGTGTAGCGtagttaacattttaaattgttcgCCACCATTAgaacaacaagaaaaaaggcAACTGTACATTGTTGTCGATACTAATgtatttttgtcaaatattgAAGCTGTCGATTTGGTAAAAGAGACTACCTTCAAAACTTATGATAAACCAGTAATTGTAATACCGTGGACCGTTGTACGC GAGCTTGATTATATTAAAGGCAATTATGGCAAAACAAAACCAGCAGCATTGGTCGCGAAAGCAAGGAAAGCTATAAGTTACATTCACAAACTTTTTTCATCTAAACATCCACGTATTGTCGGTCAAAAGCGGCAAGACGCCgcgagaaataaagaaaaatttgcgatTGATTGTCCAGACGACGAGATTCTACAGACTTGCTTACAAATCCGAGATTTCGAAAAGTCTGTG GTATTATTGTCGTACGATATAAATCTTTGCAACAAAGCAATGATATACGATATTGTGACTCTTGGAAGAAACGATCCTGTCGAGAAAATTGATTACCTTAACGCCACTAATCATGCAAACAAATCGCCTCGCACGGGTAGCGAACAAGATAAAGAAACGTTAAGTTCGAACTCTGTATCGATTTCTGACCAGGAACTGCATGTATCCCACGAAATACTTGATGATGCAAAAAGTAGTATAAAAGAGTTTTTGACAGTG ATAGTCAGCAAAGAAATGCATGCATTATATGGAGAACCGTGGGAGAAGTATGCCATTGTAAAACCACCTTGgacaattataaatgttttacagTGTGCTATTAAACACTGGATAGCCGCTGTAAGCGAATCATTTCtaagaaaaggagaaaatgtTCTAAAAgaattgttacaattatttagAGATACTTCTG gtaaaataacattaaaagaTGTTAGTTATATCCTGGATAAATGCAGCGATTTGATTCAGATGGTTAACATGGATAAGCATCCTGATTTGATGATACGAACCTTGCAGAAAAttgat GAGTTGAAGCAAAGGTGTCGCGATCTCGAATCCCTAATACTCGATCAGAAATTACGCGATGCGATTGGAATTGAAAATGATGTCGCAGAACGGGAACGTAGAGCACAAAAagcatttcaatattttgaaacggCATACACCTTTTCTCGTGATATGTG CGGATTGGCATCTGAAATAGTGGGAATGCCATGTAGTTTTCCTTACACTATTCCAAACCCGCTTCCAACCCCGGACTATGTAAAGCAAATACAGCCGGATCTAGCGGCTAATGTAAATAGACTATTGCACACACTGAGCGC cGCAATAGAGCAAGTTAAAGATTCTTGCACAGACTATCGAACGATAAACAATCTACACCAGGCTTTGATAACATTTCTACCGGAGTCGGAGCCACTATCAACGAAGTTAGCTAACGATGACCTAGCGCCTCTCGACGTATACTGTTGCGTGAAACAGAAAGAGGAAGTATTGAAAACTGGTTTGCGCCAATTGCAAGAACTTAGCACGCATTTCTGTAGGCTAGCTAGCTACAGATGTATTTAA
- the LOC128872131 gene encoding transcriptional protein SWT1 isoform X1, translating to MIKHKLPKNWIVLNSKTHPDRVYYFNVKTNQSSWEQPTTDQSEKVTTKLGRPSKKRRTSIQEEDTPVIEPKTPEDDASKKRISERKKLVAKRTCQQTKGKTNEEKETPQMRAIREKILKKKEKTNIFKIQSPKNTVKLPVSKSKTVESRSESDTNEKIICTPQMQILLEKIQERNSKGTSKKKVIQESGDNNNEKKQEEPIKSRRLRSKSMYNQRNTSSSEYSSSSASRNDERGQQSLSSVITEETTKQTDDQSSVISTSKKTKKRSFKKNLGKERMETLRRSLVLETSKNESSESTSRSSETSATLNKYVEKLPSIYKHAEVRLKRLKDRLSKDKISINKSPCSDPEKTVKLSEKSLTTVDDLVKQSNDDSFYEEMDWEPMEDEKITFEIQAVRSQLCADNNTDLSCSVVNILNCSPPLEQQEKRQLYIVVDTNVFLSNIEAVDLVKETTFKTYDKPVIVIPWTVVRELDYIKGNYGKTKPAALVAKARKAISYIHKLFSSKHPRIVGQKRQDAARNKEKFAIDCPDDEILQTCLQIRDFEKSVVLLSYDINLCNKAMIYDIVTLGRNDPVEKIDYLNATNHANKSPRTGSEQDKETLSSNSVSISDQELHVSHEILDDAKSSIKEFLTVIVSKEMHALYGEPWEKYAIVKPPWTIINVLQCAIKHWIAAVSESFLRKGENVLKELLQLFRDTSGKITLKDVSYILDKCSDLIQMVNMDKHPDLMIRTLQKIDELKQRCRDLESLILDQKLRDAIGIENDVAERERRAQKAFQYFETAYTFSRDMCGLASEIVGMPCSFPYTIPNPLPTPDYVKQIQPDLAANVNRLLHTLSAAIEQVKDSCTDYRTINNLHQALITFLPESEPLSTKLANDDLAPLDVYCCVKQKEEVLKTGLRQLQELSTHFCRLASYRCI from the exons atgataaagcaTAAGTTGCCGAAAAATTGGATTGTCCTAAATTCAAAGACACATCCGGACAGGGTGTATTACTTTAATGTTAAAACTAACCAGTCTTCCTGGGAACAACCGACGACGGATCAGTCTGAAAAA gTTACAACAAAATTAGGAAGACCTTCTAAGAAACGTAGAACTTCAATTCAAGAAGAAGATACTCCTGTTATCGAGCCTAAGACCCCCGAAGATGATGCATCCAAGAAAAGAATTAGTGAACGGAAGAAACTTGTTGCTAAGAGGACTTGCCAACAGACAAAGGGAAAAACCAATGAAGAGAAAGAGACACCGCAGATGCGAGCAATTCGTGAAAAGATCctcaaaaagaaagaaaaaactaacattttcaaaatacaaagtCCTAAAAATACTGTAAAGTTGCCAGTTTCAAAGTCTAAAACCGTAGAGTCTCGATCTGAAAGTgacacaaatgaaaaaataatttgtacaccACAAATGCAGATACTTCttgaaaaaatacaagaaagaaattcaaaaggTACAtctaagaaaaaagtaatacaaGAAAGTGGCGACAATAATAATGAGAAAAAGCAGGAAGAACCAATTAAGTCCAGAAGGCTAAGAAGCAAAAGCATGTATAATCAACGGAATACTAGTAGTTCAGAGTATTCGTCTAGTTCGGCAAGTAGAAATGATGAAAGAGGACAGCAGAGCCTAAGTTCTG TTATAACAGAGGAGACAACAAAACAAACAGATGATCAGAGCTCAGTTATAAGTACATccaaaaaaacaaagaaaaggtCCTTTAAGAAAAATCTGGGCAAAGAACGCATGGAAACATTAAGGAGAAGCTTAGTTCTAGAAACtagtaaaaatgaaagttcAGAATCTACCAGTCGTTCATCTGAGACTTCTGCTACACTGAATAAATATG TAGAGAAATTACCAAGTATTTATAAACATGCAGAAGTTAGGCTGAAACGTTTAAAGGATAGACTTTCAAAAGATAagatttctattaataaaagtcCATGTAGTGACCCTGAAAAAACTGTGAAGTTGTCAGAAAAGTCTCTAACAACAGTGGATGACTTAGTGAAGCAATCCAATGATGATTCATTTTATGAAGAGATGGATTGGGAACCAATGGAAGATGAAAAAATTACCTTTGAA ATCCAGGCAGTCAGGTCACAACTTTGTGCGGATAATAATACGGACCTATCGTGTAGCGtagttaacattttaaattgttcgCCACCATTAgaacaacaagaaaaaaggcAACTGTACATTGTTGTCGATACTAATgtatttttgtcaaatattgAAGCTGTCGATTTGGTAAAAGAGACTACCTTCAAAACTTATGATAAACCAGTAATTGTAATACCGTGGACCGTTGTACGC GAGCTTGATTATATTAAAGGCAATTATGGCAAAACAAAACCAGCAGCATTGGTCGCGAAAGCAAGGAAAGCTATAAGTTACATTCACAAACTTTTTTCATCTAAACATCCACGTATTGTCGGTCAAAAGCGGCAAGACGCCgcgagaaataaagaaaaatttgcgatTGATTGTCCAGACGACGAGATTCTACAGACTTGCTTACAAATCCGAGATTTCGAAAAGTCTGTG GTATTATTGTCGTACGATATAAATCTTTGCAACAAAGCAATGATATACGATATTGTGACTCTTGGAAGAAACGATCCTGTCGAGAAAATTGATTACCTTAACGCCACTAATCATGCAAACAAATCGCCTCGCACGGGTAGCGAACAAGATAAAGAAACGTTAAGTTCGAACTCTGTATCGATTTCTGACCAGGAACTGCATGTATCCCACGAAATACTTGATGATGCAAAAAGTAGTATAAAAGAGTTTTTGACAGTG ATAGTCAGCAAAGAAATGCATGCATTATATGGAGAACCGTGGGAGAAGTATGCCATTGTAAAACCACCTTGgacaattataaatgttttacagTGTGCTATTAAACACTGGATAGCCGCTGTAAGCGAATCATTTCtaagaaaaggagaaaatgtTCTAAAAgaattgttacaattatttagAGATACTTCTG gtaaaataacattaaaagaTGTTAGTTATATCCTGGATAAATGCAGCGATTTGATTCAGATGGTTAACATGGATAAGCATCCTGATTTGATGATACGAACCTTGCAGAAAAttgat GAGTTGAAGCAAAGGTGTCGCGATCTCGAATCCCTAATACTCGATCAGAAATTACGCGATGCGATTGGAATTGAAAATGATGTCGCAGAACGGGAACGTAGAGCACAAAAagcatttcaatattttgaaacggCATACACCTTTTCTCGTGATATGTG CGGATTGGCATCTGAAATAGTGGGAATGCCATGTAGTTTTCCTTACACTATTCCAAACCCGCTTCCAACCCCGGACTATGTAAAGCAAATACAGCCGGATCTAGCGGCTAATGTAAATAGACTATTGCACACACTGAGCGC cGCAATAGAGCAAGTTAAAGATTCTTGCACAGACTATCGAACGATAAACAATCTACACCAGGCTTTGATAACATTTCTACCGGAGTCGGAGCCACTATCAACGAAGTTAGCTAACGATGACCTAGCGCCTCTCGACGTATACTGTTGCGTGAAACAGAAAGAGGAAGTATTGAAAACTGGTTTGCGCCAATTGCAAGAACTTAGCACGCATTTCTGTAGGCTAGCTAGCTACAGATGTATTTAA